The Streptomyces sp. NBC_01298 genome contains the following window.
TATGACCCAACAGACCGCCCCGCCCGGCCATCGGAACACCGGGCGACGTGGAGTGCGTCCGCCCAGGTCACGCGGCCGCCGCGCCATGAAGATCGTCCTGGTGGTGGTGGTCCTGCTCCTGCTCGGCGCCGCCGGCACCGGCTGGTGGGCTTACAACCACCTCAACGGGAACATCGACAGCGTCGACCTGGACCAGGCGATCGGCGTCGACAACCGGCCGGCGAAGGTCCCGGACAGCGGGCAGAACATCCTGGTGCTCGGCTCCGACTCGCGCGCCGGCGCCAACGGCGAGCTCGACCACGGCGATGTCAGCGGTTCGCGCTCGGACACCAACATGCTGGTGCACATACCCGAGGGCCGTAAGAAGGCCACCGCGATCAGCATCCCCCGCGACACCCTCGTGACGCGACCCGAGTGCAAGGACAAGAACGGCAAGTCGATCCCGGGTGCGAATCGCGTCATGATCAACGCCGTCATCGGGACGGGCGGGCCCGCCTGTGTCGTCAAGACCGTCGAGCAGATGTCCGGCATCCGCGTCGACCACCTGGTGAAGGTGGAGTTCGCCGGCTTCAAGGAGCTCGTGGACGCGCTAGGCGGCGTGGACGTCACCCTCGACAAGCCCATCAAGGGCGGCCTGAACCTCGACGCCGGCACGCACCGCCTCAACGGCGCGGACTCGCTCAAGTTCGTTCGCACCCGCCACGGTTACGGCGACGGCAGCGACCTCGGGCGCATCGACCTGCAGCAGAAGTTCATGATCGCGATGCTGTCCGAGATCAAGAAGCAGGACGTCCTCAGCAGCCCGGCCCGGCTCTACAAGCTCGCCGACGCCGGCACCAAGGCACTGACCACGGACGCCGAACTCGACTCCCTCAAGGGCCTGTCGGACTTCGCCCAGAGCATGAAGGGCGTGGATCCGGAGACCATGGAGACGATCATGCTCCCGGTCGACTACGACAAGATCGACAAGAACCGCGTCGTCGCCGTGGAGCCGCAGTCCGGCCAGCTGTGGGAGGCCCTGCGCAACGACCGGCCGATCCCGGCCGCCGCGAAGAAGTCCCCCGCCACCGGCGGCTGACCGACACCGCTCGCGGCTCGCGGCCCCGGCCCCCGATGGGGGGCCGGGGCTCGTCGGCGTCAAGAGCCGTCGCCGCCCAGTGCCGCCCGCCAGTTGCCGCTCGCGTGCCACTCCCCCGGCGGGTACTCGAACCGCACCTCCCCGAGGAGCGTGAACCCCGCCGCGCGGCACACCGCCTTGGAGGCCGGGTGGTCGACGGACGGGAAGGCGTGCACGTGCTGGCGGGTGCCGTGGACGCCCGCGTGGGCGACGAGGGCCCGGGCCGCGCGGGCCGCGAGCCCCCGGCCCTGGAACTCGGGCAGGATGCCCCAGCCGGTCTCGTAGACCTCCTCGCCCTCCCAGAGGCGCTCCCAGAAGCCGACGCTGCCCACGCTCTCCCCGTCGGCCACGACCCGGAACATCCGCCCGGCCCCCGGCTCCCGGGCGCTCAGCGCCAGGTAGCGCCTGTGCCGGTCCCGAAGCTTGGCCTCGGTCTCCGGGCCGCCCAGGTGCCCCGTCATGGCCGGCTCGTTCTTGCGCAGCAACAGCCAGAAGTCGTCCTCGGCCCAGGGTTCCAGCTTCACGGTGATCTCCATGCCCTCACCGTAGATCGGCGTCAGCGGCCCTCGCGTGCCGGGTTCGGAGTCATGCCCTCGCCCCGGCCCAGCCGGCTGTGCTGCTTGCCGTAGAGGAAGTAGACGAAGAAGCCGACGACCATCCAGATCCCGAACCGCAGCCAGGTCTCGGCCGGCAGGTTCAGCATCAGCCAGACCGACGCGGCGATCGACACGATGGGCACGAACGGCACCCACGGGGTGCGGAAGGACCGGTGCAGGTCGGGCCGGGTGCGGCGCAGGACCATCACGCCGAGCGCGACGACGACGAAGGCGAAGAGCGTGCCGATGTTCACCAGGGTCGCCAGCTCGTTGATGCTGGTGAATCCGGCGACGACCGCGATGATCCCGCCGAGCAGGATCGTCGGCCGGTAGGGCGTACGGAACTTCGGGTGGGTCCGCGAGAAGAAGCGCGGCAGCAGCCCGTCGCGGCTCATCGCGAAGAACACCCGGGTCTGGCCGAGCAGCAGGATCATGCACACCGTGGTCAGGCCCACGGCGGCGCCGAAGCTGATGATGCCCCCGTACACCGGATGCCCGGCGGATTTGAAGGCGTCGGCCAGCGGGGCGCTGACGGAGAGCTCCTTGTAGTTCTGCATGCCGGTCACCACGATCGAGACCGCCACGTAGAGCACGGTGCAGATGATCAGCGAGCCGAGGATGCCGCGCGGCATGTCCCGCTGCGGGAGCTTGGTCTCCTCGGCCGCGGTGGCCACCACGTCGAAGCCGATGAAGGCGAAGAAGACCACGGAGGCGGCGGTGAAGATGCCCATGACGCCGAAGTTGGTGGGCTCGTAGCCGAAGAGCAGCTGGACGAGCGGGGCGTCCAGTCCGGAGCCGCCCGTCTGCGGTTCGGCCGGCGGGATGAACGGCGTGTAGTTGGACTTCGTGATGAAGAACGCGCCGGCGATGATCACGATGAGCACCACCGTGACCTTGATCGCGACGACCACCGCGGTGATCCGCGCGGACAGCTTCACCCCGATGACCAGGACCACGGTGAGGACCAGGACCAGGAGGAAGGCGAGCAGGTCGAAGTGGCCGCCCGGAACGTCGGGCCCCTGGAGCGAGGCGGGCAGGTGGACTCCGGCGTTGTCCATGAGCGAGCGGACGTACCCCGACCAGCCGACGGCCACGACCGCGGTGCCGAGCGCGAACTCCAGCACGAGGTCCCAGCCGATGATCCAGGCGGGCAGCTCGCCGATCGAGGCGTACGAGAAGGTGTACGCGGATCCGGCCACCGGGACGGTCGAGGCGAACTCGGCGTAGCACAGGGCGGCGAGCGCGCACACGATGCCGGCGGCGACGAACGCGAGGGCCGTGGAGGGGCCCGCGGTCTCCTTGGCGACCTTGCCCGTGAGGACGAAGATGCCGGTGCCGATGATCACGCCGACGCCGAAGACGGTGAGGTCCCAGGAGGAGAGTGACTTCTTGAGCTGGTGTTCCGGCTCTTCCGTGTCGAGGATCGACTGTTCGACTGATTTGGTACGGAAGGGACCGTTCAGGTTCCTACTCACCGACGCACCTCCGCGAGGCAGACCGCATCGAAACGAAACGGGCCGGAAGGCCCACCCTCCCAGGGTGAACCTCCCGGCCCGTGACGTGCAACCGCAGATGATCAGTCGACGGTGGCGGCCGGCTCGCTGTCGTAGCGCCCGTCGAGCTTGGCCACCAGGCCGGTGACCTGGCGCGCGATGTCCGGGGCGGTCAGACCGATCTCGGCCATGACCTCCTTGCGCGTGGCGTGGTCCAGGAAGCGCTGCGGAATGCCGAAGTCGCGCAGCGGTACGTCGACCCCCGCGTCCCGCAGTGCCTGCGCGACGGCGGAGCCCACACCGCCGCTGCGGCTGTTGTCCTCGACGGTGACGACCACGCGGTGGCCGTCGGCGAGCGGGGCCAGGGCCTCGTCCACCGGCTTGACCCAGCGGGGGTCGACCACGGTCGTGGAGATGCCCTGCTTGTCGAGGAGATCGGCGATCTCCAGGCACATCGGGGCGAGCGCGCCGACCGAGACGAGCAGTACGTCCGGTCGGGTGACTTCGGGGGCCGGGGTGCGCAGCACGTCCATGCCGCCGATCCGTCCGACGGCCGGGACGGCCGGGCCGACGACGCCCTTGGAGAAGCGCACGACGGTCGGCGCGTCCTTCACCAGGACGGCCTCGTTCAGCTGGGCGCGCAGCTGCTCCGCGTCGCGCGGGGCGGCCAGGCGCAGGCCCGGGACCACCTGGAGGATGGACATGTCCCACATGCCGTTGTGGGAGGCGCCGTCGGTGCCGGTGACACCGGCGCGGTCCAGGACGAAGGTGACCCCGCACTTGTGCAGGGCCACGTCCATCAGGACCTGGTCGAAGGCGCGGTTGAGGAAGGTCGCGTACACCGCGAAGACCGGGTGGGCGCCGCCGGAGGCCAGGCCCGCCGCCGAGGTGGCGCCGTGCTGCTCGGCGATGCCGACGTCGAAGATCCGGTCCGGGTAGGCGTCGGCGAACTTCTTCAGGCCGACCGGCTGGAGCATGGCCGCGGTGATGGCGACGATGTCCTTGCGGTCCCGGCCCAGCTTGACCATCTCGTCGGCGAAGACCGAGGTCCAGCTGGCGGCGTCGGTGGAGACCGGCAGGCCGGTGTCCGGGTGGATCACGCCGACGGCGTGGAAGCGGTCCGCCTCGTCCTGGACGGCCGGCTCGTAGCCCCGGCCCTTCTGGGTGAGGCAGTGCACGATGACCGGTCCGCTGAAGCGCTTGGCGCGCTGCAGGGCCGACTCCAGGGCCTCGATGTCGTGGCCGTCGATGGGGCCGATGTACTTCAGGCCCAGGTCCTCGAACATGCCCTGCGGGGCGATGAAGTCCTTGAGGCCCTTCTTGGCCCCGTGCAGGGTCTCGTAGAGGGGCTTCCCGACGACCGGGGTGCGCTCCAGGAGGTCCTTGCCGCGGGCCAGGAAGCGCTCGTAGCCGTCCGTGGTGCGCAGGGTGGCCAGGTGGTTCGCGAGGCCGCCGATGGTGGGGCCGTACGAGCGCTCGTTGTCGTTGACGACGATCACCAGGGGGCGGTCCTTGGCGGCGGCGATGTTGTTCAGCGCCTCCCAGGCCATCCCGCCGGTGAGGGCGCCGTCGCCGATCACCGCGGCGACGTGGTGGTCCTCCTTGCCGAGCACCTCGTTGGCCTTCGCGAAGCCGTCGGCCCAGCCCAGCACGGTGGACGCGTGCGAGTTCTCGATCACGTCGTGCTCGGACTCGGCGCGCGAGGGGTAGCCCGACAGGCCGCCCTTGGTGCGCAGCCCGCGGAAGTCCTGGCGGCCGGTGAGCAGCTTGTGCACGTAGGCCTGGTGGCCGGTGTCGAAGAGGACCTTGTCCTTGGGCGAGTCGAAGACCCTGTGCAGAGCGATCGTCAGCTCTACGACACCGAGGTTGGGGCCGAGGTGCCCGCCGGTCTTGGAGACGGCGTCGACGAGGAAGGTCCTGATCTCTGCGGCGAGCCGGTCGAGCTCCTCCTGGCTGAGCCGGTCCAGATCGCGCGGTCCCTTGATGCGGGTCAGCAGCACCCGTGCCTCCTTGCAGTCGCTTGCTGGTCTGCCGAGTCTAATCTTCGCCAGTTGGGCGTAAGTGAAGCGCGGTCCCGGTCAGGTCACACCTTTGTCATACCTGTACACATCAGTACGGAGTCACACCCCCCAAAAGGGGGTATTCCCGCACATCTGTACGTACACGCCTACGCGCAGGTGCCCGGCGCCACATCAAGTGGCACCGGGCACTGTGACGGTTCTTACCGCCGCGTCACACTCCGCGCACGCCGGTCAGGCGCGCCCGGCCGTCTTCTGCGTCTTGCGGGTGACCGAGTCGATCACCACGGTCGCGAGGAGGACCGCGCCGGTGATCATGTACTGGATCGGCGTCGCGATTCCCTCCAGTGCCAGACCGTACTGGATGGAGGTGATGACCATGACGCCGAGGAGGGCGTTCCAGGTCCGGCCGCGGCCGCCGAAGAGGCTGGTGCCGCCGATGACGGCCGCCGCGATCACGTTCATCAGCAGGTCGCCGGCGCCGGCGCTCTGGTTGGCCGCGGCGATCTTGGAGGCCCAGAAGAGGCCGCCGATCGCCGCGAAGGTGCCGGCGATCGCGAAGACCGTGATCCGGACCCGGTTCACGTTGATGCCGGCGCGCCGGGAGGCCTCGACGCTGCCGCCGAGGGCGAAGACCTGGCGGCCGAAGGCGGTGCGCCGCAGGAGGAAGTCCGTGCCGACCAGGGCCAGCACGAAGAGCACGATCGCCAGCGGCAGGCCCTTGTACTGGTTGAACACCATGGCCGGACCGAAGGTGAACACCGCGAGGAGACCGGTGCGCAGCAGGATCTCGCCGAGCGGACGGGAGGGAACACCCGCCGCCGCGCGGCGCCGGTTGTCCGAGAACGTGGCGAGGAAGTAGCCCACCACGGCGAGGGCGGCGAGCCCGTAGCCGACGGCCACGTCCGAGAAGAAGTACGTGGTCAGCTGCCCGACCACGCCCTCGGAGTCGAGGTTGATGGTGCCGTTGCTGCCGAGGATCTGCAGCATGGCGCCGGACCAGAAGAGCAGGCCCGAAAGGGTGACGGCGAAGGCCGGGGCGCCGATCTTGGCGAAGAAGAAGCCGTGGAGGGAGCCGATCAGGGCGCCTCCGGCGATCGCCGCGAGGATGGCCAGCCATTCGTTGACGCCGTTGGTGACCGAGAGGACGGCCACGATGGCGCCGGAGACGCCGGAGACGGAACCGACCGAGAGGTCGATCTCGCCGAGCAGCAGGACGAAGATGATGCCGACCGCCATCATGCCGGTGGCCGTCATCGTGATCGCGATGTTGGTGAGGTTCTCGGCGCCGAGGAAGTTCGAGTTCAGCCCCTGGAAGATGCTCCAGATGATGATCAGGCCGAGGACGACGGGCACGGAGCCCAGGTCGCCGGCCTTGAGCTTGCGGCCGAACTCGTTCACGTACCCGGCGAAGCCCTGCTCGCGTACGAGCAGGCGGGGGTCCACGGCCGGTATGGCGTCGTGGGCGGCGGCCGGATTGACGGGGTCTATGTGCTGGGTGCTCACTTGCGGGCCTCCCCGGTGCGGGCCGCCCGGCGGGTCACGGCGTTGTCCGTGGCCCCGGTGATGGCGGAGATGATCTCTTCCTGCGACGTGTCCTTCACGGAGAAGACGCCGTTGTTGCGGCCCAGCCGCAGGACGGCCACCTTGTCGGCCACGGCCTTCACGTCGGCCATGTTGTGGCTGATGAGGATGACGGCGTGACCGCGCTCGCGCAGCCGCTCGACCAGGTCGAGCACCTGTGCGGTCTGCTCGACGCCGAGGGCGGCGGTGGGCTCGTCGAGGATCACGAGCTGGGGCTCGCCCAGCATGGAGCGGGCGATCGCCACGGTCTGGCGCTGACCGCCGGAGAGCGAGGCGATGGGGATGCGGACACTGGGGATCCGGATGGACAGGGTGGTCAGGAGCTCGCGTGCGCGCCGCTCCATCTCCACCTCGTCGAGGATGCCGCGCCGCTTGAGCTCGCGTCCCAGGAAGAGGTTGCCGACGACGTCGATGTTGTCGCACAGCGCGAGGTCCTGGTAGACCGTCGCGATGCCCAGGTTCTGGGCGTCGTGGGGCTTGGTGATCGAGACCGGGCGGCCCTCCCACTCGATGACGCCGTCATCGATGGGGTGCACGCCGGCGATCGTCTTGACCAGCGTGGACTTACCGGCGCCGTTGTCGCCGACGAGGGCGACCACCTCGCCGGAGTGGATCTCGAGTTCTACGTCGGTGAGGGCCTGAACGGCGCCGAACCGCTTCGAGACCCCTCGCAACGCCAGTACGGGCGCAGCGGACACATGAACCATCTCCTTGCCGCCTGACCGGCGGGGATGTCGTGCAAAAGAGCAGGACCACGGGGGATTGAGAGAAACGTTTCTGTTTGTGGAGAAACGATTCTGTTCTGTCCGGCGCCCCGCCGGTGGCGGGATGGAGGCGGGAGCGCCGGACAGGACAGGCATGGGGGCCGCTCGGCGGACCGAGCGGCGGGGGCCTTACTTCAGGCCGATGGCGGCGCAGGCGGCCGCGTACTTGTCGGTGCAGATCTCGTCGATCGTGTAGACGTTGTCGCGGACGACCGTGTCCTTGACGTTCGCCTTGGTCAGCGAGACGACCGGGATCAGCAGGGACGGGACGCCCTTGGTGGTGGGGCTGTCGACCTTGGCGGTGGCGGTGGTCGCGATCGGCTCGCCCTGGGCGAGCGCGACGGCCATCTTCGCGGCGGCCTCGGCCTCGGGGGCGTACGGCTTGTAGACGCTCATGAACTGCTCGCCCGCGACGATCCGCTGCACACCGGCGAGTTCGGCGTCCTGACCCGTGACCGGGGGCAGGGGGGACACGCCGGCCGCCTTGAGGGCGGTGATGATGCCGCCCGCCATGCCGTCATTGGCGGAGTAGACGCCGATGACCTTGTCCTTGCCGAGCGCCGAGAGGGCGGCCGCCATGTTGGTGTTGGCGTTCTCCGGCTTCCACTCGACGGTGTCGTACTCCTTGCCGACGTTCACGTTGCCGTCGAGGACGGAGTGCGCGCCCTTCTTGAACAGCGCGGCGTTCGGGTCGGTGACCGAGCCGTTCATCATGACGATCTGGCCGTCCTTGGCCTTGGCGCCCAGGGCCTCCAGGAGCGCCTTGCCCTGGACCTTGCCGACCTCTTCGTTGTCGAAGGAGGTGTAGGCGTCGATCGGGCCCTCGGCCAGGCGGTCGTAGGCCACGACCGGGATGCCGGCCTCCTTGGCCTTCTTGACCGAGCCGGCGATGGCCTTGGAGTCCACCGCGTCGATGATCAGGACGTTCACCTTGTTGGTGATCATCGTGTCGACCTGCGAGTTCTGCGTGGTCGCGTCCTGCTTCGCGTTGGCGTAGACGACCTCGCCCTTGCCTGCGGTGAGGTCCTTGACCGCCTTCTCGATGAGCGGCTTGTCGAACTTCTCGTAACGCGCGGTCTGGTTCTCCGGCAGGAGCAGACCGACCTTCACGGCGCCGCCCTTGACGGCGCCGGAGGCGGTGTCCGTCTTGTCGCCGGCCTCCTTCGCGCTGCCACAAGCGGCGAGCGAAACGGCCATGGTGCCGGCGGCGACTGCGACGGCAACTCTGCGCATACGCGTGTTCATTACTTGAACCTCCCTGACGAGGCCGCAGCACTGCGGCCGAGGTGGATGTGAGTCAACCCCGGCCGCGAGTTTGTCGTCAAGGAGTGAATGCTTAACGAGATGACAACGACGCCATTCGTTATCTAACTGAAGACAAGACGGCGGGAGCTCGCACTCCACTTCCATTTTGCGCCAAAAGCGTCGAATCGCCCATCTCACTCAGTACGAGAGCCAGCGCGCCCAGTACCTCGGCCCGCCCGCCCAGGGACCCCGTGAGCACCGAAAGCTGCCGGGCGGCACTGGGGATCGCGTACCTCCCCACGGATTCACGGATGGGGGCCAGGACCAGTTCACCCGCGTCCGCGAGCGAGCCGCCCAGGACCACCCGGCTGGGGTTCAGGAGGTTGCACAGGCTGGCCACTCCGCTGCCGATGTGGCGGCCCACGTCCGTGATGACCCGGCGGCAGCCGGGGTCCCCGTCACGGGCCAGCTCCACCACCCGCTCCATCGTCAACTCCGGCCCGTGGCTGCTCTGCAGGAGCGGCAGCACGTACCGGGCGGCGGCGAAGGTCTCCAGGCAGCCGCGGTTGCCGCAGCGGCAGACCGGACCCGATTCGTCCAGGGTGATGTGCCCTATCTCGCCGGCCGTGCCGCCGGGTCCGCGGTAGATCTGGCCGTTGATGACCAGCCCCGCGCCGACCCCGCTGGCGACCTTGATGTAGGCCAGGTCCTTCACTCCCCGGCCACTCCCCCAAACGAGTTCGCCGAGGGCTCCCAGGTTCGCGTCGTTGTCCACGTAGACCGGTACGCCCAGGCGCTGCGAGAGCTCGCGCCGCGGGTTGATCCCGGCCCAGCCCGGCAGGATCGCGGTGGACCCGAGGGTGCCGGACTCCACGTCGATGGGACCCGGTACCCCGAGCCCGACGCCTATGACCTTGTCGCGGCCGATCCCTATGCCCTCGACGAGCCGCCCCACCAGGGCTTCCGCCCGGTCGAAGCCGTCGACCCAGGAGGCGTCCACGTCCAGCGGCTCGGACTCCTCTGCCAGCACCTGGTGGGCCAGGTTCCCCACCGCCACCCTCAGATGGGTGTGGCCGAAGTCGACGCCGATCACGATGCCGGCGTCACCGCTGAGCGAGACGCTGCGGGCCCGCCTGCCCCCGGCGGAGGTGTCCGTGACCTCGACGGTCCCGGCCTCCTTGAGCTCCCGGACGATGTTGGAGACCGTGGCCGCCGACAGTCCGGTGCTCCGGGCGATCTCCGCCTGGGTCAGCGAACCGGCGAGCCGCACCGCCCGTACGACGCGCTCCAGATTGGCGCGATGCAGCGAAGACTGCGATCCGGGAGTCTGCACGACTCATCCACTCCTGCCCATAAGCAACGGCAAGCCGTCGCCCCCCGGCCAGGGCCGTCAGCGGCTGCGTGCTCCGGCTGACACGAGACCCCGGCGTCTCTCCAACTTGTGAACCTTAAGTCGAGCCTTTGCGCCTCGCGACGTCAAGAGGTCGCCACAGTACGAAATCGGCTACTACCGGTCATAAGTATGAGAGAAACCTCCATCCTGATCGTGCTACGGTCGCCGTGGCGCTGGTCAATACGGTCTTCACGGCCGGATCGGGCGCCCTCTGTCATGCAAGCGCTACGCAAGGAGGTGTTCGGGATGAGTCCCGATCGAAGTCCTTGCAGCGCTCTCTTCGGCTGAGCTCCCTGAGCGGCCGTTCTCTCTTCGAGTGTGCACGCCCGCGGCCCCGCGCCGCCTCCGTGCGTTTCTGCATTCATCTTCGTCACCCCTTCCGCACGCCCTGACGCTTCCGTCGGGCGCGCGTCATCCATGCCCATCGGCGTGCCCCGTGGCCGTACGTGCCACCTGACGCCGACCCATGATCACTCCACGTGACCGCTCGGCTTCGCGCTGCCCGGACACCGTGGAGGGAGGTTTTTGCCATGACCATGCTCACCCCCCGTACCCCCACGAAGCTCGCACCCCCGGGCCGGGCCCGCCGCGAGCGCAAGACCGCCGAGCTGGAGGCCCGTACCCGGGTCGTCGGCGAGCGGCTCGCCGAGGTCAGCGCCCGCCCGGGCGTCCAGGTCCTGCAGGAGGTGGACGCCTCCCGTAACGGCCTCACCCACACCGAGGCCGCGCTGCGCCTGGAGCGCCACGGCTCCAACGTCATCGCCCAGGAGCGCGCGCCGCGCTGGTACGTCCAGCTGGCGAAGGCGTACGCGAACCCCTTCATCGCCGTCCTGGTCTTCCTCGCGGCCGTCATGTACTGGCAGGAGCCCGGCGACCCGGGCGTCGTCATCCTCTCCGTGATGGTCGGGATCAGCGGCGTGCTGCGCTTCTGGCAGGAGTACCGCTCGGGCCGCGCGGCCGACGCCCTCAAGCAGCTCGTCACCACCACCTGTGCGGTGCAGCGCCGGGCCGGCAGCGGCTCCGGACCCACCACCTTCGAGATCCCGATGGACCAGGTGGTCCCGGGCGATGTGGTCAAGCTGGCCGCCGGCGACCTGATCCCGGCCGACCTGCGGCTCATCACCTCCAAGGACCTGATGGTCAGCCAGGCCGCGCTGTCCGGCGAGTCCCTGCCGGTCGCCAAGGCCGACACCCGCTCGGACGACCTCGGCCAGTCCCGGACCACCGACCCCGTCGAGGCCGACAACATCTGCCTGATGGGCACCTCGGTGACCTCGGGGACCGCTACCGGAGTCGTCGTCGCCACCGGCGCCGACACCTACTTCGGCTCGATGGCCGGCTCCCTGGTCGGCGAGCGCCCGGAGACCAACTTCGACACCGGCGTGCGCAAGGTCAGCTTCCTGCTGATCCGCTTCATGCTGGTGATGGTCCCCGTCGTCTTCATGATCAACGGCTTCACCAAGGGCGACTGGGAGGCCGCCTTCCTCCTCGGCATCGCCGTGGCGGTCGGCCTGACCCCCGAGATGCTGCCGATGGTGGTCTCGGCCAACCTGGCGCGCGGCGCCATGGCGATGTCCAAGCGCAAGGTCGTCGTCAAGCGGCTCAACGCGATCCAGAACCTGGGCGCCATGGACGTCCTCTGCACGGACAAGACCGGCACCCTCACCGAGGACCGGATCGTCCTGGACCGCTACCTGGACGTGCACGGCGACGACGACAACGAGGTCCTGGAGTACGGCTACCTCAACTCGCACTTCCAGACCGGCCTGAAGAACCTGATGGACCAGGCGGTCATCGACCGCGTGGGCGAGGCCGAGGAGGTTGTCGTCGATGCCCGTTTCTCGATGGTCGACGAGATCCCCTTCGACTTCGCCCGGCGCCGGATGTCCGTGGTCCTCAACCGCAACAGCATCGTGGGCGACCTCGGCCGCTCCGAGCACGTCATGATCACCAAGGGTGCCGTCGAGGAAGTCCTCGCCCTGTGCACCCACATGACGGACCGCGGGCAGAGGGTCGAGCTGACCGAGCAGCTGCGGTGGCACGTCTCGCGCATCGCCGAGGACAACAACCGCAAGGGCCTGCGCGTCCTGGCCGTCGCCACCCGCACGATGAGCACCCCCCGCGACACCTACACGGTCGCCGACGAGGACCAGCTGACCCTGGTCGGCTTCCTCGCCTTCCTCGACCCGCCGAAGGCCGACGCGGCCCAGGCCCTGCAGGGTCTGGCCGACAAGGGCATCGCGGTCAAGGTGGTGACCGGCGACAACGAGCTCGTCGCCGCCCGGGTCTGCGCCGATGTCGGCCTCACCGTCGGCCACGTGGTCGGCGGCACCGAGATCGACATCCTCGACGATGCCGAACTGCGCGCGCTGGCCGCCCGTACGACGGTCTTCGCCAAGATCAACCCGGTCCAGAAGGCCCGGATCGTACGGGCCCTGCAGGCCGACGGCCACACCGTCGGCTTCCTCGGCGACGGCATCAACGACGCGGCCGCGCTGCGCGACGCCGACGTCGGCATCTCGGTGGACACCGCCGTGGACATCGCCAAGGAGTCCGCCGACATCATCCTGCTGGAGAAGGACCTGACCGTCCTGGAGCAGGGCGTGATCCAGGGCCGGACCACCTTCGGCAACACGATCAAGTACATCAAGATGACGGCCAGTTCCAACTTCGGCAACGTCTTCTCGGTCCTGGTGGCGAGCGCCTTCATCCCCTTCCAGCCGATGCTGGCGATCATGCTGCTGATGCAGAACCTGGTCTACGACATCGCCCAGCTGGCCACGCCGTGGGACCGGATGGACGAGGAGTACCTGCGCAAGCCCCGCAACTGGGACGCCAAGGGCATCGGCCGCTTCATGCTGTGCATCGGCCCGATCAGCTCCATCTTCGACATCGCGATGTTCGTGATCATGTGGAACGTGTTCGCCGCCAACAGCGAGGCGAGCCAGGCGCTCTTCCAGTCCGGCTGGTTCATCGAGGGCCTGCTCTCGCAGACCCTGATCGTCCACATGATCCGTACCCGCAAGATCCCCTTCATCCAGTCCCGCGCCTCCTGGCCGGTGATGGTGATGACCGTCCTCGCGGTGCTGACCGGGCTCTACCTGCCCTTCTCGCCGCTTGCCTCCTCGCTGGGCTTCGTGGCCCTGCCGGCGAGCTACTTCCCGTGGCTGATCGGCGTGCTGCTGGCGTACTGCACGCTCACGCAGCTGCTGAAGACCGTGTACATCCGCAAGTTCGGCACCTGGCTCTAAGAGCCCTGCGAAAAGGAAGGACGGGCCGATGATGCTCACCGAATGGGAGATGGCCGGGCACCTGGTCTCGGCGCTCGGATTCGGGGCGGCCATCGGCCTGGAACGGCAGTGGCGGGCCCGGATGGCGGGCCTGCGGACCAACGCCCTGGTGGCGGGCGGGGCCGCGCTGTTCGTGCTGCTCTCGCAGTA
Protein-coding sequences here:
- a CDS encoding GNAT family N-acetyltransferase — protein: MEITVKLEPWAEDDFWLLLRKNEPAMTGHLGGPETEAKLRDRHRRYLALSAREPGAGRMFRVVADGESVGSVGFWERLWEGEEVYETGWGILPEFQGRGLAARAARALVAHAGVHGTRQHVHAFPSVDHPASKAVCRAAGFTLLGEVRFEYPPGEWHASGNWRAALGGDGS
- the dxs gene encoding 1-deoxy-D-xylulose-5-phosphate synthase, coding for MLLTRIKGPRDLDRLSQEELDRLAAEIRTFLVDAVSKTGGHLGPNLGVVELTIALHRVFDSPKDKVLFDTGHQAYVHKLLTGRQDFRGLRTKGGLSGYPSRAESEHDVIENSHASTVLGWADGFAKANEVLGKEDHHVAAVIGDGALTGGMAWEALNNIAAAKDRPLVIVVNDNERSYGPTIGGLANHLATLRTTDGYERFLARGKDLLERTPVVGKPLYETLHGAKKGLKDFIAPQGMFEDLGLKYIGPIDGHDIEALESALQRAKRFSGPVIVHCLTQKGRGYEPAVQDEADRFHAVGVIHPDTGLPVSTDAASWTSVFADEMVKLGRDRKDIVAITAAMLQPVGLKKFADAYPDRIFDVGIAEQHGATSAAGLASGGAHPVFAVYATFLNRAFDQVLMDVALHKCGVTFVLDRAGVTGTDGASHNGMWDMSILQVVPGLRLAAPRDAEQLRAQLNEAVLVKDAPTVVRFSKGVVGPAVPAVGRIGGMDVLRTPAPEVTRPDVLLVSVGALAPMCLEIADLLDKQGISTTVVDPRWVKPVDEALAPLADGHRVVVTVEDNSRSGGVGSAVAQALRDAGVDVPLRDFGIPQRFLDHATRKEVMAEIGLTAPDIARQVTGLVAKLDGRYDSEPAATVD
- a CDS encoding sugar ABC transporter permease — translated: MSTQHIDPVNPAAAHDAIPAVDPRLLVREQGFAGYVNEFGRKLKAGDLGSVPVVLGLIIIWSIFQGLNSNFLGAENLTNIAITMTATGMMAVGIIFVLLLGEIDLSVGSVSGVSGAIVAVLSVTNGVNEWLAILAAIAGGALIGSLHGFFFAKIGAPAFAVTLSGLLFWSGAMLQILGSNGTINLDSEGVVGQLTTYFFSDVAVGYGLAALAVVGYFLATFSDNRRRAAAGVPSRPLGEILLRTGLLAVFTFGPAMVFNQYKGLPLAIVLFVLALVGTDFLLRRTAFGRQVFALGGSVEASRRAGINVNRVRITVFAIAGTFAAIGGLFWASKIAAANQSAGAGDLLMNVIAAAVIGGTSLFGGRGRTWNALLGVMVITSIQYGLALEGIATPIQYMITGAVLLATVVIDSVTRKTQKTAGRA
- a CDS encoding LCP family protein encodes the protein MTQQTAPPGHRNTGRRGVRPPRSRGRRAMKIVLVVVVLLLLGAAGTGWWAYNHLNGNIDSVDLDQAIGVDNRPAKVPDSGQNILVLGSDSRAGANGELDHGDVSGSRSDTNMLVHIPEGRKKATAISIPRDTLVTRPECKDKNGKSIPGANRVMINAVIGTGGPACVVKTVEQMSGIRVDHLVKVEFAGFKELVDALGGVDVTLDKPIKGGLNLDAGTHRLNGADSLKFVRTRHGYGDGSDLGRIDLQQKFMIAMLSEIKKQDVLSSPARLYKLADAGTKALTTDAELDSLKGLSDFAQSMKGVDPETMETIMLPVDYDKIDKNRVVAVEPQSGQLWEALRNDRPIPAAAKKSPATGG
- a CDS encoding amino acid permease, with amino-acid sequence MSRNLNGPFRTKSVEQSILDTEEPEHQLKKSLSSWDLTVFGVGVIIGTGIFVLTGKVAKETAGPSTALAFVAAGIVCALAALCYAEFASTVPVAGSAYTFSYASIGELPAWIIGWDLVLEFALGTAVVAVGWSGYVRSLMDNAGVHLPASLQGPDVPGGHFDLLAFLLVLVLTVVLVIGVKLSARITAVVVAIKVTVVLIVIIAGAFFITKSNYTPFIPPAEPQTGGSGLDAPLVQLLFGYEPTNFGVMGIFTAASVVFFAFIGFDVVATAAEETKLPQRDMPRGILGSLIICTVLYVAVSIVVTGMQNYKELSVSAPLADAFKSAGHPVYGGIISFGAAVGLTTVCMILLLGQTRVFFAMSRDGLLPRFFSRTHPKFRTPYRPTILLGGIIAVVAGFTSINELATLVNIGTLFAFVVVALGVMVLRRTRPDLHRSFRTPWVPFVPIVSIAASVWLMLNLPAETWLRFGIWMVVGFFVYFLYGKQHSRLGRGEGMTPNPAREGR